One Methanocaldococcus infernus ME DNA segment encodes these proteins:
- a CDS encoding transketolase family protein: MKLTGLYKGMRKGYGETLVELGEKYKNLVVLDADLSSSTQTAMFAKKFPDRFFNAGVAEQNMIGMAAGLATTGKIVFASSFAMFASGRAWEIIRNLIAYPKLNVKVVATHAGITVGEDGASHQMCEDIAIMRAIPNMRVIAPSDYYHTKNIIREIANIDGPFYVRMPRRDTEIIYESEEEAEFKLGKAKVLAEGEDLTIIATGEEVPEALRAKEILKEKGIDAEVIEMATIKPIDEKAIKEANDLIVTVEDHSIIGGLGGAVSEVLAEIGGKKLLRIGIPDEFGRSGKADELLKYYGLDGEGIAKRIIKWIKG, encoded by the coding sequence ATGAAATTGACAGGATTATATAAAGGAATGAGAAAAGGTTATGGAGAAACATTGGTTGAGCTTGGAGAGAAGTATAAAAATTTGGTTGTCTTAGATGCTGATCTCTCATCCTCAACACAGACAGCTATGTTTGCTAAGAAATTCCCTGACAGATTTTTTAATGCTGGAGTTGCTGAACAAAATATGATAGGAATGGCTGCAGGGTTGGCAACAACTGGAAAAATAGTTTTTGCCTCTTCCTTTGCCATGTTTGCCTCTGGAAGAGCTTGGGAGATTATTAGAAATTTAATAGCCTATCCTAAGCTAAATGTTAAAGTTGTGGCTACACATGCAGGGATAACAGTTGGTGAAGATGGAGCCTCTCATCAGATGTGTGAGGACATAGCAATAATGAGAGCTATCCCAAACATGAGAGTTATAGCTCCTTCTGATTACTACCATACAAAGAATATAATTAGAGAGATAGCCAATATAGATGGACCTTTCTATGTAAGGATGCCAAGGAGAGATACTGAAATTATTTATGAAAGTGAGGAAGAGGCTGAGTTTAAATTAGGAAAAGCTAAGGTTTTGGCTGAGGGAGAAGACTTAACAATAATAGCCACTGGAGAAGAGGTTCCAGAGGCTTTAAGGGCTAAGGAAATATTAAAAGAGAAAGGAATTGATGCTGAAGTCATAGAGATGGCTACCATTAAGCCAATAGATGAGAAAGCCATAAAGGAGGCTAATGACTTAATTGTAACTGTTGAAGACCACAGCATTATAGGAGGCTTAGGTGGAGCAGTTTCAGAGGTTTTAGCTGAGATTGGAGGGAAAAAGCTATTAAGAATAGGAATTCCTGATGAGTTTGGAAGAAGTGGAAAGGCTGATGAGCTTTTAAAATACTATGGCTTAGATGGAGAGGGAATAGCTAAGAGAATTATAAAGTGGATAAAGGGATAA
- the rpe gene encoding ribulose-phosphate 3-epimerase yields MVLIGASILSADFSNLKEELKKAEEAGVDFFHVDMMDGHFVPNISMGIGIAKHVKKLTSLPVEVHLMVENVDLFINEFKDMDYISFHIEAVKFPFRIINKINEIGAKPIVALNPATPIGRIEYILDEVYGVLVMTVEPGFAGQKFIPIMVKKIRKLKSMIVEGGHDVKIFVDGGINTETAPLAVKAGADAIIAASAIFGKEDIKEAVKALRESVGGENEIDRII; encoded by the coding sequence TTGGTTTTAATAGGAGCCTCTATATTGTCAGCTGATTTCAGTAATTTGAAAGAGGAATTAAAAAAAGCTGAAGAGGCTGGGGTAGATTTCTTCCATGTGGATATGATGGATGGCCACTTTGTTCCTAACATAAGTATGGGAATTGGAATAGCTAAGCATGTTAAAAAGCTAACCTCTCTTCCAGTGGAAGTTCATTTAATGGTTGAGAATGTAGATCTATTCATAAATGAGTTTAAAGATATGGATTATATCTCTTTCCATATTGAAGCTGTTAAGTTTCCATTTAGAATAATAAATAAGATTAATGAAATTGGAGCTAAGCCAATTGTTGCCTTAAATCCAGCAACTCCAATAGGAAGGATAGAGTATATATTAGATGAAGTCTATGGAGTTTTGGTTATGACAGTTGAGCCAGGATTTGCTGGGCAGAAGTTTATTCCAATTATGGTTAAGAAGATAAGGAAGTTAAAGAGCATGATAGTAGAAGGAGGGCATGATGTTAAGATATTTGTTGATGGAGGAATTAATACTGAAACAGCCCCTTTAGCAGTAAAAGCTGGAGCTGATGCTATCATAGCTGCTTCAGCAATATTTGGAAAAGAGGATATAAAAGAGGCTGTAAAAGCTTTAAGAGAAAGTGTAGGTGGAGAAAATGAAATTGACAGGATTATATAA
- the radA gene encoding DNA repair and recombination protein RadA has translation MDDLTKLPGVGPSTAEKLKEAGFTDFMKIATASIGELCEATGLGEKAAAKIIEAARELCDLGFKDALEILEQRKNLWWLSTGSKNLDSILGGGLESQSVIEFAGPYGSGKTQIAHQACVNLQCPERIIADEKLKEEILDNPKAVYIDTEGTFRPERIIEMAEAIGLDGKEVLKNIKVARAYNSDMQMLYAEKVEELIQKGENIRLVIVDSLTSTFRTEYTGRGKLAERQQKLGRHMATLNKLADLYNCVVLVTNQVAARPDAIFGPAEQAIGGHIVGHAATFRVFLKKTKGDKRLARLYDSPYLPDAETTFRITEKGVHD, from the coding sequence ATGGATGATCTAACTAAACTTCCTGGAGTTGGGCCTTCAACAGCTGAAAAGCTTAAAGAAGCTGGTTTTACTGATTTTATGAAGATAGCTACAGCTTCCATAGGGGAGCTTTGTGAAGCCACTGGCTTAGGGGAGAAGGCAGCAGCTAAGATAATAGAGGCTGCAAGAGAGCTATGTGACTTAGGATTTAAAGATGCCTTAGAAATTTTAGAGCAGAGAAAAAACCTATGGTGGTTATCTACAGGAAGTAAAAACTTAGACTCCATCTTAGGAGGAGGGTTAGAGAGCCAGTCAGTTATTGAATTTGCTGGGCCTTATGGTTCAGGGAAGACACAGATAGCACATCAGGCATGTGTTAATTTACAGTGTCCTGAAAGGATTATAGCTGATGAAAAACTTAAGGAAGAGATTTTAGATAATCCAAAGGCTGTTTATATAGACACTGAAGGAACCTTTAGGCCAGAGAGAATTATAGAGATGGCTGAAGCTATTGGCTTAGATGGAAAAGAGGTTTTAAAGAATATAAAAGTTGCAAGAGCCTATAACTCAGATATGCAAATGCTATATGCTGAAAAGGTTGAAGAGCTTATACAGAAGGGAGAGAATATAAGGTTGGTTATAGTTGATTCCCTAACATCTACATTTAGAACAGAATATACAGGAAGAGGGAAGTTAGCTGAGAGACAGCAGAAGTTAGGTAGGCATATGGCTACATTAAATAAGTTAGCTGATCTCTACAACTGTGTAGTCCTTGTCACCAACCAAGTGGCTGCAAGGCCTGATGCAATCTTTGGCCCAGCTGAGCAAGCCATTGGTGGGCATATAGTTGGGCATGCTGCAACATTTAGAGTATTTCTAAAGAAGACTAAAGGAGATAAGAGGTTAGCTCGTCTCTATGATTCCCCATACTTACCAGATGCTGAAACAACCTTTAGAATAACAGAGAAGGGGGTTCATGATTGA
- the bioD gene encoding dethiobiotin synthase, whose translation MIFITGTDTGVGKTYVSSIIGRELKKELNVGYLKPIETGGREDTLKLKKTLNLEDPLEIINPINLSLPLSPNIAFEVENYNISLEEILKRIEEAYNYLKNKYDFLIVEGAGGVCVPIKGNFLMSDLIKFLGLPAIIVSRPNLGTINHTLLTIEHLRNKGIEVRGVIINCITPLKEVLYYEKTFETIEEVGDVEIIGVVESDKYWIRMEKVKY comes from the coding sequence TTGATCTTTATAACTGGCACTGATACAGGAGTTGGGAAAACTTATGTCTCTTCAATTATTGGGAGAGAGCTGAAGAAAGAGCTTAATGTTGGCTACTTAAAACCTATAGAGACTGGAGGGAGAGAAGACACTTTAAAGTTAAAGAAGACTTTAAATTTAGAGGATCCACTGGAAATAATTAATCCAATAAACTTATCTCTCCCTCTATCCCCAAATATTGCCTTTGAAGTAGAAAATTATAATATAAGTTTAGAGGAAATACTGAAGAGGATTGAAGAGGCTTACAATTATTTAAAAAATAAGTATGATTTCCTAATTGTTGAGGGTGCTGGTGGAGTCTGTGTTCCTATTAAGGGGAACTTTTTAATGTCAGATTTAATAAAGTTTTTAGGGTTACCAGCAATAATAGTTAGTAGGCCAAACTTGGGAACTATAAACCATACTCTTTTAACTATAGAGCATCTAAGAAATAAAGGAATAGAAGTGAGAGGAGTTATTATTAACTGTATAACTCCACTTAAGGAAGTTCTCTATTATGAAAAAACCTTTGAAACCATAGAAGAGGTTGGAGATGTAGAGATTATAGGAGTTGTAGAAAGTGACAAATACTGGATAAGGATGGAGAAGGTGAAATATTGA
- the sucD gene encoding succinate--CoA ligase subunit alpha encodes MILLNEKTRAIVQGITGRQGSFHTKKMLEAGTKIVGGVTPGKGGQEVHGVPVFDTVKEAVDETNANASVIFVPAPFAKDAVFEAMDSGIELIVVITEHIPVHDTMEFVNYAEDYGAKIIGPNTPGIASPKVGKLGIIPMEVLSEGNVGIVSRSGTLTYEVANQIKSFGVSTCVGIGGDPIVGLSYVDILKMFEEDKETEAVVLIGEIGGSAEERAAEYIKEMSKPVIAYIAGRSAPEGKRMGHAGAIIEGGKGTAKSKMEALKKAGAYVANSIIDIPKILEEIL; translated from the coding sequence TTGATTCTATTAAATGAGAAAACAAGGGCTATAGTCCAGGGAATCACTGGGAGACAGGGAAGTTTTCACACAAAAAAGATGTTAGAAGCTGGAACTAAGATAGTTGGGGGAGTTACTCCAGGAAAAGGAGGGCAAGAGGTTCATGGAGTTCCTGTTTTTGACACTGTTAAAGAGGCTGTAGATGAAACCAATGCCAATGCTTCAGTTATCTTTGTCCCTGCTCCCTTTGCTAAGGATGCTGTATTTGAAGCTATGGATAGTGGGATAGAGTTAATAGTTGTTATAACTGAGCATATTCCAGTACATGACACTATGGAGTTTGTAAATTATGCTGAAGACTATGGAGCTAAGATCATAGGCCCCAATACTCCTGGGATAGCTTCTCCAAAGGTTGGGAAGTTGGGAATTATCCCTATGGAGGTTCTCTCTGAGGGGAATGTAGGAATTGTTTCAAGGAGTGGAACCTTAACTTATGAAGTAGCCAATCAAATAAAGAGCTTTGGAGTTTCCACCTGTGTAGGGATTGGTGGAGACCCAATAGTTGGATTGTCATATGTTGATATATTAAAGATGTTTGAAGAGGATAAGGAGACTGAGGCAGTTGTATTAATAGGAGAGATTGGAGGCTCTGCAGAGGAGAGAGCAGCTGAGTATATAAAAGAGATGAGTAAGCCAGTTATAGCATATATAGCTGGAAGATCTGCTCCAGAAGGGAAGAGAATGGGACATGCTGGAGCTATTATAGAGGGAGGAAAAGGAACAGCTAAGAGTAAGATGGAAGCCTTAAAAAAGGCTGGAGCTTATGTAGCCAACTCTATCATAGACATTCCTAAGATATTGGAAGAAATTCTTTAA
- a CDS encoding isopentenyl phosphate kinase, translated as MLAILKLGGSILSNKKIPFSVNWDNLERIGLEVREALNYYREKGEKLKLIIIHGGGSFGHPIAKKYLKEDKFLNMEKGFWEIQRAMRRFHNIILDTLHSYDLPVVSIQPSSFSFFEHGKLMFPTRTIEEFLKRDFIPVVHGDIVLNLDGNYKILSGDHILPYLAKELKADINLHASNVDGVLDSEGKVIEVINKNNIDKILSSLRDAEGIDVTGGMYLKVMETFNLKVRAIIFNGNKRGNIYKALIGEKVGTLIDPQ; from the coding sequence ATGTTAGCCATCTTAAAGTTAGGGGGGAGTATATTATCAAATAAAAAAATTCCTTTCTCTGTAAATTGGGATAACTTAGAGAGAATTGGGTTAGAGGTTAGAGAGGCTTTAAATTACTATAGAGAGAAAGGGGAGAAGTTAAAGTTAATTATTATCCATGGTGGAGGCTCTTTTGGCCACCCTATTGCAAAGAAATATTTAAAGGAAGATAAGTTTTTAAACATGGAAAAAGGATTTTGGGAGATTCAGAGAGCTATGAGGAGGTTCCATAATATTATTTTAGACACTCTCCACTCCTATGATCTTCCAGTTGTTTCTATTCAACCATCTTCCTTTTCCTTCTTTGAGCATGGTAAGTTAATGTTTCCAACAAGAACAATAGAAGAGTTTTTAAAGAGAGACTTTATTCCAGTGGTTCATGGAGATATTGTTTTAAATTTAGATGGGAACTATAAAATTTTGTCAGGAGATCATATACTTCCCTACTTAGCTAAGGAGCTAAAGGCTGACATTAATCTACATGCTTCCAATGTTGATGGAGTTCTTGACAGTGAAGGAAAAGTGATAGAGGTTATAAATAAAAATAATATTGATAAAATCTTAAGCTCTTTAAGAGATGCTGAAGGCATAGATGTTACTGGAGGCATGTACTTAAAGGTTATGGAAACCTTTAATTTAAAAGTGAGAGCCATTATTTTTAATGGGAACAAAAGAGGAAATATTTATAAGGCACTGATTGGAGAGAAGGTAGGAACCTTAATAGATCCCCAATGA
- a CDS encoding PHP domain-containing protein translates to MKLDLHVHTIKSKCSLNPIWLLRKLCRKYKILPAVCDHNHLTKLDFAISGEEVATDKGEFLALFIQEEIPKGLNIYEAFDKVKEQDGLICLPHPFDYKRGRSLGKSNILEDREFIKYIDIVEVFNSRCKNLEPNIKALEYAKKHDLYVSFGSDSHFFWELGNAYLLVDDFDKENPKELLRELKKVKKEIFSYKNVEKNSWKGKRFFGRLGDSKNKDIYSKYLKKVRNILNI, encoded by the coding sequence ATGAAATTAGACTTACATGTCCATACTATTAAAAGTAAATGCTCCCTAAACCCTATCTGGCTCTTAAGGAAGCTTTGTAGAAAGTATAAAATTTTACCAGCAGTTTGTGACCATAACCATCTAACAAAGCTTGACTTTGCCATTTCTGGGGAAGAGGTGGCCACAGATAAAGGAGAGTTCTTAGCCCTCTTTATTCAGGAAGAGATCCCTAAGGGGCTAAATATCTATGAAGCCTTTGACAAAGTTAAGGAGCAAGATGGATTAATTTGTCTACCTCATCCCTTTGACTATAAAAGAGGAAGGAGTTTAGGGAAATCCAACATCTTAGAGGACAGGGAATTTATAAAATATATTGACATAGTTGAAGTCTTTAATAGTAGATGTAAAAATTTAGAGCCTAACATAAAGGCTTTGGAGTATGCTAAAAAACATGATCTCTATGTATCATTTGGAAGTGATTCCCACTTTTTTTGGGAGTTAGGGAATGCTTATTTATTGGTGGATGATTTTGATAAGGAAAATCCAAAAGAGTTATTAAGAGAGTTAAAGAAGGTTAAGAAAGAAATTTTTTCTTATAAGAATGTAGAAAAGAATTCTTGGAAGGGGAAGAGGTTCTTTGGAAGGTTGGGAGATAGTAAAAATAAAGATATTTATAGTAAGTATTTGAAGAAGGTAAGGAACATCTTAAATATTTAG
- a CDS encoding anthranilate synthase component II, with the protein MRVLIIDNIDSFVWNLVQYVGTLGCKVKVVSNKVSLEEIKKIDPDRIIISPGPKTPKEAGNCIEVIQEVDIPILGVCLGHQCIIEAFGGKVGRAERVVHGKASLIEHDGEGIYKDLSNPFFGGRYHSLVAKEVPRELKVTARSLDDNYVMGVRHKKRMIEGLQFHPESILTESETLKFPNFGLKMIKNFLEWE; encoded by the coding sequence ATGAGGGTTTTAATTATAGATAATATAGACTCATTTGTCTGGAACTTGGTTCAGTATGTTGGAACCTTAGGCTGTAAGGTTAAGGTTGTAAGTAATAAAGTAAGTTTGGAAGAGATTAAAAAGATTGACCCTGATAGAATCATTATAAGCCCTGGACCAAAGACTCCAAAGGAGGCTGGGAATTGTATAGAGGTTATTCAAGAAGTTGATATCCCAATCTTAGGAGTTTGCTTAGGGCATCAGTGTATTATAGAGGCATTTGGAGGAAAGGTTGGAAGGGCTGAGAGAGTTGTGCATGGAAAGGCAAGTTTAATAGAGCATGATGGAGAGGGAATATATAAAGATCTCTCCAACCCCTTCTTTGGAGGAAGGTATCATTCATTAGTAGCTAAAGAGGTTCCAAGGGAGTTAAAGGTTACTGCAAGGAGCTTAGATGACAACTATGTAATGGGAGTTAGGCATAAGAAGAGGATGATAGAGGGCTTACAGTTTCATCCTGAGAGTATATTAACAGAATCAGAAACTTTGAAGTTTCCTAACTTTGGGCTTAAGATGATAAAAAACTTCTTAGAGTGGGAGTAA
- a CDS encoding 6-hydroxymethylpterin diphosphokinase MptE-like protein codes for MYYYEILKDFNFSMEKDIESAKILNSMIKRDEELLKEVESIIKDRVVYVYGAGPSLLRHIEYYKHPLVVADGACKAFLENDIIPDIIVSDLDGDLNALKECNKKGSIVVVHAHGDNIERIKSEVPKLKDVIGTHQVPDLKLENLIYVGGFTDGDRACYFSKYFGAKKLILGGMDFGEFITKYSRPNLKRDVERGDEIKIKKLRWAKRLIELLSREIEIEFLR; via the coding sequence ATGTATTATTATGAGATACTGAAAGACTTTAACTTCAGCATGGAGAAAGATATTGAAAGTGCCAAAATTCTAAATTCAATGATAAAGAGAGATGAAGAGCTTCTAAAAGAGGTTGAGTCAATAATTAAAGATAGAGTGGTTTATGTTTATGGAGCTGGTCCCTCTCTATTGAGGCATATAGAATATTATAAACATCCTTTAGTTGTGGCTGATGGAGCCTGTAAAGCTTTTTTAGAGAATGATATTATCCCAGATATAATAGTCTCTGACTTAGATGGAGACCTAAATGCTTTAAAAGAGTGTAATAAAAAAGGCTCTATTGTTGTTGTCCATGCACATGGAGATAACATAGAGAGAATAAAAAGTGAAGTGCCTAAGTTAAAAGATGTTATTGGAACCCATCAAGTTCCTGATCTTAAGTTAGAGAATTTAATTTATGTTGGTGGATTTACTGATGGAGATAGGGCTTGCTACTTCTCTAAATACTTTGGAGCTAAAAAGCTAATACTTGGAGGCATGGACTTTGGAGAATTTATAACCAAATACTCAAGACCTAATTTAAAGAGAGATGTGGAGAGGGGAGATGAGATTAAAATTAAAAAGTTGAGGTGGGCTAAGAGATTGATAGAGCTGTTAAGTAGAGAGATAGAGATTGAATTTTTAAGGTGA
- a CDS encoding metallophosphoesterase, which yields MNIYGITDLHGRFPSRIREMRDKIDVLIVSGDITHFGEGLEVIEKLAELSDYMEVLCVPGNCDNLEVVDLLEEYKLNVDGRVKKIENYNFVGIGGSNETPFNTPLEFSEEDLYDKGKKLCKGLKNIILITHAPPYGTMLDLVGEKHVGSKAIRKIIEEENVIFNACGHIHECRGIDKIGKTIIVNPSPKSFFVYQPSKRVVILEDYIGL from the coding sequence ATGAACATATATGGGATAACCGACTTACATGGAAGGTTTCCAAGTAGGATAAGGGAGATGAGGGATAAGATAGATGTCTTAATAGTTTCTGGAGACATAACCCACTTTGGAGAGGGGTTAGAGGTTATAGAAAAGTTAGCTGAGCTATCTGACTATATGGAAGTTCTCTGTGTTCCTGGGAACTGTGATAACTTAGAGGTTGTTGACCTCTTAGAAGAGTATAAGTTAAATGTAGATGGAAGGGTTAAGAAGATAGAGAATTATAACTTTGTAGGAATAGGGGGAAGTAATGAAACTCCTTTCAACACACCCTTAGAGTTTAGTGAAGAAGACTTATATGATAAGGGTAAGAAGCTATGTAAAGGCTTAAAAAATATTATTTTAATTACCCATGCCCCTCCCTATGGCACTATGTTAGATTTAGTTGGAGAGAAACATGTGGGAAGTAAAGCCATAAGGAAGATTATTGAAGAAGAAAATGTTATTTTTAATGCCTGTGGGCATATACATGAGTGTAGGGGGATAGATAAGATAGGGAAAACAATAATTGTTAACCCCTCACCAAAAAGCTTTTTTGTTTATCAGCCAAGTAAGAGAGTTGTTATTTTAGAAGATTACATAGGTTTATAA
- a CDS encoding ATP-binding protein, whose amino-acid sequence MEEFRDSLVEFLRNSYLNEIIEEEKEVTIDLNKLYLSGFMEVVEFIVNNPFDGLKFIEECYKEAYFILKSETLDEVKIKFKNIPKIFRGERFNIKDIGSKYINKLVEFEALIILASKRKPILKKAYYYCEKCGSSLKEEIDIFNFSEERVCKCGSIMKLIEDKSEFTDFQELKVQEPLDLLENPDEPPKYITVILENSPGIYAGRVRIVGVPIKIRKSKKLPVYDLVVKALSCEVLDGEVKIKLSKKDVEKIKKLAKRDDIIDILSDKLIPEIKGHSIIKKAIFLQQIKGVKKPGKRADIHILLITDPGIGKTVMLRKIAEIPGNIYGSITTATGVGLTAAVVKEKTEIGEESWVIKPGLLVKANKGTACIDELTVNRDILSYVLEAMESQTIHISKGGINAKLPAECSVLAACNPKYGRFDPDKSVSEQINIPAPLLSRFDLIFPLKDVPNKDEDREIAEYIVDLHRAYLDKEVSKKMGLEEFEVDGIKIDKDLLIKYIFYARALKPVISERAKELLINYYVNMRKKHQITARQIEAAIRIAEAHAKAKLKEEVDEEDVKVAINIITECLKEIAYDPEEGIYDIDKIVGMSRKDREKVEIVYNAIKELSKRNELVSYLSIVEMVKDKIKEEEIDSIIKRLIKYGDIDEPKPGRFRILE is encoded by the coding sequence ATGGAGGAATTTAGAGATAGCTTAGTTGAATTCTTAAGAAACTCTTACTTAAATGAAATTATAGAGGAGGAAAAAGAAGTAACAATAGATTTAAATAAGCTTTATCTTAGTGGCTTTATGGAGGTTGTTGAGTTCATAGTAAATAATCCCTTTGATGGGCTAAAGTTTATTGAAGAATGTTATAAAGAAGCCTATTTCATCTTAAAAAGTGAAACCTTAGATGAGGTTAAGATAAAATTTAAGAATATTCCTAAGATCTTTAGGGGAGAGAGGTTTAACATAAAGGATATTGGGAGTAAATACATAAATAAGTTGGTTGAGTTTGAAGCTCTCATTATCTTAGCCTCCAAGAGAAAACCTATTTTAAAAAAAGCTTACTACTACTGTGAAAAGTGTGGCTCAAGCTTAAAAGAAGAAATTGACATATTCAACTTCTCTGAGGAAAGGGTTTGTAAGTGTGGCTCAATAATGAAGCTAATTGAGGATAAATCAGAATTTACAGACTTTCAAGAGCTTAAGGTTCAAGAGCCTTTAGATCTCTTAGAAAATCCTGATGAGCCACCTAAGTATATAACTGTTATCTTGGAAAACTCTCCTGGAATCTATGCAGGAAGGGTTAGAATTGTAGGAGTTCCAATAAAGATAAGGAAGTCTAAGAAGTTGCCAGTCTATGACTTGGTTGTTAAAGCCTTAAGTTGTGAAGTACTTGATGGAGAAGTGAAGATTAAGCTCAGTAAGAAAGATGTGGAGAAGATAAAGAAGTTGGCTAAGAGAGATGATATAATAGATATCTTATCAGATAAGCTAATCCCTGAAATTAAAGGACACTCAATAATAAAGAAAGCTATCTTCTTACAGCAAATTAAGGGGGTTAAAAAACCTGGGAAGAGGGCTGATATTCATATCTTACTAATAACCGACCCTGGGATTGGGAAGACTGTAATGCTGAGAAAAATAGCAGAAATTCCTGGAAATATATATGGCTCTATCACCACAGCTACAGGGGTAGGGCTAACTGCAGCAGTTGTTAAGGAGAAGACTGAGATAGGGGAAGAGAGTTGGGTTATTAAACCAGGTTTGTTGGTAAAGGCTAATAAAGGAACAGCCTGTATAGATGAGCTAACAGTGAATAGAGATATATTAAGCTATGTCCTGGAAGCTATGGAGAGTCAAACTATCCATATAAGTAAAGGAGGAATCAATGCCAAACTACCAGCTGAATGCTCTGTCTTAGCAGCTTGTAATCCAAAGTATGGAAGATTTGACCCTGATAAAAGTGTATCTGAGCAAATAAATATTCCAGCTCCTCTATTAAGTAGATTTGATCTGATCTTTCCACTAAAGGATGTTCCAAATAAAGATGAAGATAGGGAGATAGCTGAGTATATAGTAGATTTACATAGAGCTTACTTAGATAAAGAGGTTAGTAAAAAGATGGGATTGGAAGAGTTTGAGGTTGATGGGATTAAGATAGATAAAGATTTATTGATAAAATATATTTTCTATGCAAGAGCTTTAAAACCAGTGATTAGCGAGAGGGCTAAAGAGCTTTTAATAAACTACTATGTAAATATGAGAAAGAAACACCAGATAACTGCAAGGCAGATAGAAGCAGCTATAAGAATAGCTGAGGCTCATGCTAAAGCTAAGTTAAAGGAAGAGGTTGATGAGGAAGATGTTAAAGTAGCTATCAATATTATAACTGAGTGCCTAAAAGAGATTGCCTATGATCCAGAGGAAGGAATTTATGACATTGATAAAATTGTAGGAATGTCAAGAAAAGATAGGGAGAAGGTAGAGATTGTTTATAATGCTATAAAAGAGCTCTCTAAGAGGAATGAGTTGGTTAGTTACTTGTCAATAGTGGAGATGGTTAAAGACAAAATTAAAGAAGAGGAGATAGACAGCATTATAAAGAGACTAATAAAGTATGGAGACATAGATGAGCCAAAGCCTGGGAGATTTAGAATTTTGGAGTGA